ACGTAGAAAGCTACAAGGTTTGGAAGATGATTTTCCTGGTGCTTCTTGGTTGCCTGTAATTTGCATTAATCCAGCAGTAGAACCACCGACTTGGCTCAAGTTAGGTGGGATTCCCCCTTGTCCCTACCGAGGTTTATTTGCCTTCCGCGAGGAAGATGCACACCTATTCAAAGGGCGGGAACAGTTTACTCAACAATTGCTCCGTGCAGTGAAAAGAAAGCCGTTAGTAGCTGTGGTAGGTCCAAGTGGAAGTGGTAAATCTAGTGTAGTGTTTGCTGGATTAATTCCCCAGTTGCGGCTTGAAAACAATGTTCGGTGGCAAATTGTCTGGTTTCGTCCGGGTAACAATCCTATTGAAGCATTAGCAGTGGCGATTGCACCTCAAATGCATTCACTAACAACCGAGGCTTCGCATCACAGCGCTGGTTCTGTGGCTTCGCCACAGAACCAGAACAGGACGGGCAACATGCCCATCCCACAAGATAATGACGATAACCAGCGCTTAGTAGAAATGGAACTAGAAATTGCGCTGCGGCAAGACAAAAAAGCGTTATCTAAAGTAATAGAAAAAATTGTACAGCGTGGCGTACGCTTACTACTAATAGCTGACCAGTTTGAAGAACTTTACACCCTTAGCCCAGAGTCAGAACGTCAGTTTTTGTTGGATGCATTGCTAACTGCAAGCGATCGCGCTCCCAAGTTTACTCTAGTTTTAACCTTGCGAGCCGACTTTTTCGGACATGCCCTATCTTATCGCCCATTGAGCGATGCCTTGCAGGGAGCAGTCCAGAACTTAGGACCAATGAGCCGTCAGGAATTGCGTAAAGCAATTGAAGAACCAGCAGCGCAAATGCAAGTGGGTCTGGAAAAAGAGTTGACAAATAAACTCATTTCTGATGTTAAAGAACAATCAGGAAGCTTACCGTTGTTAGAGTTTGCCTTAACTGAGCTATGGTCAAAACAGAAATATGGGTTGCTGACTCATTCGGCTTACGAAGAAATTGGCGGCGTAGAGGAGGCTTTGGCTAATCATGCAGAGTCGGTTTATGCTGAGGTAGATGAAGCTGACCAAATCAGGACACAGCGGTTGTTCATGCAGTTAGTATGTTTAGGAGAAGGGGCAGAGGCTACTCGCAGAATAGCAACTCGTGATCAGGTAAACTTAGAAAACTGGGATTTAGTGACACGCTTAGCGTCAACGCGATTGGTGGTAACAAACCGCAACTCCTCCAATGAAGAAACCGTGGAAATCGTGCATGAGGCGCTGATTAGAAGTTGGGGACGCTTACAGCATTGGATACAAGTAGACGGTGAATTTCGCCGTTGGCAAGAACAACTGCGGGCGACAATGCGGCAATGGGAAACCAGCGGCTTTGATTCTGGGGCGCTGTTGCGGGGTGTGCCGTTAACTGTAGCAGAAGATTGGTTGCAAAAACGCTCAAATGAAATGACGCAGCAAGAGCGAGACTTTATTCAGGCTAGCGCAAGTCAACGGGATCGGGAGAAGCTTGAACGCGATCGCCGCAGGCAACTAACAATTATCACACTAGGTAGCTTCTCTGCGGTAGCTCTAATTTTAGCAGGCGTTGCTGGCATGGGCTGGTGGAATGCCGCAATCAGTCAAATTACTTCTCTTACTATTACTTCAGATGAGCTGCTAAACTCTGATGGGGCAAAAGCTTTAAAAGCAAGTTTAAAAGCTGTTGTGAAAATGCAACATACACCCTTGGTAGATGCTGATACCCGCACGCAAGTAGAACTGACATTACTGAATACAGTTGACAATGTCGCAGCACCTAACAATTTGGGAGGACATACAAACACGGTTAATGGCGTCAACTTCAGCCCAGATGGCAAAATCCTGGCAACTGTAAGTAGTGACAAGACGGTGAAACTGTGGAATCCCGCTACTGGTCAAGTCATTAAAACCCTGAGTGGGCATACAAACATGGTTTCTGGCACGAGCTTCAGCCCGGATGGCAAAATCCTGGCAACTGCTAGTTGTGACAAGACGGTGAAACTGTGGGATACCGCCACGCTCAAAGAAATTAAAACCCTGAGTGGGCATACAAACTCGGTTTATGGCACGAGCTTCAGCCCGGATGGCAAAATCCTGGCAACTGCTAGTGGTGACAAGACGGTGAAACTGTGGGATACCGCCACGCTCAAAGAAATTAAAACCCTGAGTGGGCATACAAACTGGTTTGGGGCACGAGCTTCAGCCCGGATGGCAAAATGCTCGCAACGGCCAGTGGTGACAACACGGTGAAACTGTGGGATCCCGCTACGGTCAAGTCATTAAAACCCTGAGTGGGCATACAAACATGGTTTCTGGCACGAGCTTCAGCCCGGATGGCAAAATGCTGGCAACTGCTAGTTTAGACAAGACGGTGAAACTGTGGGATCCCACTACTGGTCAAGTCATTAAAACCCTGAGTGGGCATACAAACATGGTTTCTGGCACGAGCTTCAGCCCGGATGGCAAAATGCTGGCAACTGCTAGTTTAGACAAGACGGTGAAACTGTGGGATCCCACTACTGGTCAAGTCATTAAAACCCTGAGTGGGCATACAAACATGGTTTCTGGGCACGAGCTTCAGCCC
This portion of the Brasilonema sennae CENA114 genome encodes:
- a CDS encoding CHAT domain-containing protein codes for the protein MSNGDGRMHHQMSKTVIINMGSGDLYQGFPRVTAQLWKEGNLLPEQFLGSLPPAPHLVELCRNWQSNYQSLCDRQQLRFQGEDDDELEIDADGVTNVSVLSFNDLCHNLQLGINQWLSSDDYLNISLQLRSHLHPLEEIRVMMETNDDLLRRLPWHRYDFYRDYPRAEMALCQSEYKQAQLSQRRNGDKVRILAVLGNSKGIDLEAETRFLLSLQDAEVVFRVNPTRQELNTQLWDVRGWDILFFAGHSRTEGKTGRIYINENKTNNSLTIEQLEEALKAAIEKGLQLAIFNSCDGLGLALALENLHIPSVIVMREPVPNLVAQEFFKYFLQGFALERLSFYLAVQQARRKLQGLEDDFPGASWLPVICINPAVEPPTWLKLGGIPPCPYRGLFAFREEDAHLFKGREQFTQQLLRAVKRKPLVAVVGPSGSGKSSVVFAGLIPQLRLENNVRWQIVWFRPGNNPIEALAVAIAPQMHSLTTEASHHSAGSVASPQNQNRTGNMPIPQDNDDNQRLVEMELEIALRQDKKALSKVIEKIVQRGVRLLLIADQFEELYTLSPESERQFLLDALLTASDRAPKFTLVLTLRADFFGHALSYRPLSDALQGAVQNLGPMSRQELRKAIEEPAAQMQVGLEKELTNKLISDVKEQSGSLPLLEFALTELWSKQKYGLLTHSAYEEIGGVEEALANHAESVYAEVDEADQIRTQRLFMQLVCLGEGAEATRRIATRDQVNLENWDLVTRLASTRLVVTNRNSSNEETVEIVHEALIRSWGRLQHWIQVDGEFRRWQEQLRATMRQWETSGFDSGALLRGVPLTVAEDWLQKRSNEMTQQERDFIQASASQRDREKLERDRRRQLTIITLGSFSAVALILAGVAGMGWWNAAISQITSLTITSDELLNSDGAKALKASLKAVVKMQHTPLVDADTRTQVELTLLNTVDNVAAPNNLGGHTNTVNGVNFSPDGKILATVSSDKTVKLWNPATGQVIKTLSGHTNMVSGTSFSPDGKILATASCDKTVKLWDTATLKEIKTLSGHTNSVYGTSFSPDGKILATASGDKTVKLWDTATLKEIKTLSGHTNWFGARASARMAKCSQRPVVTTR
- a CDS encoding WD40 repeat domain-containing protein; this translates as MVSGTSFSPDGKMLATASLDKTVKLWDPTTGQVIKTLSGHTNMVSGTSFSPDGKMLATASLDKTVKLWDPTTGQVIKTLSGHTNMVSGHELQPGWQNPGNC